Genomic segment of Mercurialis annua linkage group LG6, ddMerAnnu1.2, whole genome shotgun sequence:
gttagtaattaggtggcctatgagttgtgtttaattgctaattgcctctaattgtgtttagtgctacgagagtaggttgaGCTTAATTAGTTGTGGTTTTGtaactctttgaggctcgagagagcgggagttgcgatttAGAAAAAACTCGGTTCGCGTTTAGAAGCCATAGTCCGACCCCTTGATAGTAATTGGTTAATCGTAGTATCACCCCTCAAGCTCGTTATCCATAGTTTATCTTAATCATTCAATCACTTGTTTATCGCATTTTTCTAGTTAAATTGTTTAGTAATTGTGTTTGCTttagttaatgttttaattgttcaaaGTCCAAATAAACTACCTTGCtattgctaaacgaattggatTCCAAAATCATATTTCACTCACTTTAAATCTCTCATCCTTGTGGGATTCGACCTCGGTCTTACCGAGTATTACTAGTTGCGACACCGTACACTTGCGGTTTTCGCCAACAAGCGCAAGCTCAGTGTGCGGAGGGACCGGAGAGAAAAGCTCTTCACAAACTTCAGCAGCAACAGCACTAAATAGAAACAAAACATTAACTTGCTGCAAAATTCTAAAACTAGCCATAGCCAAAAGCAATGAGCACAAAATCTACTCACGCATCTAAAAATTGAACGTAACCATAGCCAAAAGGAGTAGATGTTTGAGAAATGGCCTCTGCTACATCAGTCGGGAGTTGAAAATCAACAAGCTGGTATTTTTGTTTCCATGCCTTGAACCATCTAAACTCCCTATAGTTTCCATCATTTGCCAGCCTCAACTTGGGACGGATCATTATGATTTTTCTGTCCATGCACAAAACTTGACAATTATAACGCTCTGATCCGTTGATCACAGCCATCCCGATGCTGCATAATATTCCATCTGTCCAGTCTCCAACCAGAAGTTCTTTCAAGCATTCCCATCTGCATAATATGAAAACTGTTAGATTACCAGTTCACTCAACTTAACACACTCTAGCATGTATAAGCGCTGGGCAGCATTCTGCCAAGGTATCTATTTTTTCTATAAACACTCTCCGAGACGTAAATCCTTATTGAACTTGAAGCGTGAACAGACAAACAGACAGCTAATAGTTATACTTAAAATGAAGAAACTTACGAATGGGTGACGGTATCGAGCTCAAGGAAGTGGTCTTCACAGCCATAACCGCTGACTTCGAGCTCAGGACCGAGTCGGATAGCTGCACCAGCTTCCTTAGCCTGTCTGATGGACTCTTTGATGTTCTTCAAGTTGTTATCAAACTCCATAGCCCATTGTGTCAAGTTGCAGGTGGCTACTTTCAATATTCTCATTCTCTCTTAATCCTTCaataaccaaaattttaaactcaAATAAACATTATTATTCTTAAACTAATTAATACAACAAAAAACATAAAGCTAGTGAAGCATTATGCTTACCGTTAAGTGAAGAATATGTCTTGAACTGTGAGGCCAAGTGCAGTTATGGTTTCTTATGATAAGTAGAAGAAGTGAGTGATGTTCGTCTGGGACAGTTTCTGCCTATTTATACCACTTCTTGGACAATCttgtttggcttaatacataagcgtgtccctgcactttgaattttttgcacataaggtccctACACTTCATTATCCCTGTTATAAAGCCTTACACTTTGAATATCTATTAACCCGACGTCCTTCTGTTAACGCGTGTAATTCACGTTTTATTAGTGCGAATAATAAATGTAGGCCAAAGTCCACGTCATTATTCTTTTGCTAAATAAACACGGCACctcatctttttcttttccacTACTTCTTCTTCTCCTACTTCTCATTTTCCACCTCAATCTCTCCCGCCTCAGATCTTCTCCACTGCTTCTTCTTCTCCTACTTCCTCTTCCTGACATGGAAGATATTGAAGAAATATTCCTAACTCTTCCTAAATGATCAAAATAAGCAATTCTACTATTATTATAAGTAGACCTTCCAGCTTCCCAGCTTAAAAGCTCAAGATCCGGCCAGTTATCCGGTCATTCCAATCTTTCGTTTGCGGCAAAATCTATATTTGAATGAGACGCTTTACTTGAAGTCTCAGTACCATCATAAAGAAGACGAAGAACATTATCCGTATCAAAATATAGCTTAAAGAAACCTGAACTGTAATTGCTCTCACTTCTCGACGAAACAAGCGACCAATTTTTGGTAATAGGctgaagaggaagaagagtgtTCGTCGAAAAATCGAAGCTTTTCCACAGTGCAACGCCGTTTAAGTTCTTTAAAACAAGATTGTCGTTTTCCTCAAGATACAACTCGGCTGAAGATTCTGAAATTGTATTGGTAGCCCAAACGGTGACTTGATCGGTGTATGATACGATGCCGGATTGTAGCAGAAATAAATGGGAATTTTTCTCGTTAACGGGATCGTCGCGGTATGCCGTCCAAACGACACTACAGTTGTTGCCGCATGATGGTTCGTTGAACCATAGGGCAAAGGAGTAGGTATTGTCGCTGACTGGGAAGAATCCGGCTATGAAAGTTGCGTGTGGGAAGAATCCGACAGTACAGTTTAATTAGACCTGGCTTTGTTAAGTGTATTATAACAAAAGGATCTCTGTTTGATTTGTGAAAAAATCTGGCTTTGTAAGCCAAAGAAGAATCACTATGCTGCTAAGGGCAACATGCTCTTAATTAGCGTGACAGTGATGGGCAATGTTGGTCTGATCTGATTTGCAGTGAATGAAGAACTTGTTGCAACGGTTATGAATATTGCAGCTATTAATCAAAAGGGAAACGGAAGCTGGAAATCTTGGATCAATAAGTCCCTAAATTTGAAGATATATTCTCACTAAATGAATTGAAGATAATAAGCtttgttttttgcaattttcaGTTTCACGTTTCAGTGAATTTTTCCCAGATTGAATTTGGTCAATCTTAGTTTAATGTCTGATTTTAGCCATAAACctcaattttattcaaatagTGGTACCTTCTATTTCAGTTCTGCTTCATCTTCTATTTCCTGCCCTTTGCTCAAGTTTTTGTAACACTGTTGGAATTTGCTTCTTTtattttccagatttttatCTCCATTACTTCTcatatgaaagtttaaaaggtTTCTCAAATTTGGGTCACataaacaaaaagttaaaaaagtaaaagaaaattgaataaagagaaaaagaagttAAAGTTGACCTTTTTGCACATAAAGTATCTTCAAGTCATGCCACATGTGTATGGTCACTGACTTGTGGATGGAATTTCTAACGGCGTCAACACTCGCTTGTACTGAGGGATCACGGGCTACTGATTTAAGAAGTGTATGGCTTTATAACAGGGATAATGAAGTGCAAGGACCTTAtgtgtaaaaaattaaaagtgcagggacacgcttatgtattaagccatctTGTTTTTAATCACATGTTCCTTAAagctttattaattaatattttttacatttttattttctttaaggGGATTTTAATCCTGACTTATACACCACATGCTATAATTtagaaaattctatttttttttctgtccAATGATTAAGAATATATAGAATTTAAGGccctcaacttttttttttttaaaaaaactttttattgtattatatattacccaatgatatattattatttcatattttgttaaattaaatttccaataattttttttaagttttctaCGATTTGACAACTTGTTGTCCAATGTTTGAGATATAACTCATTGGTAAAAATATACTATCTTAGTCTTGGAATAATAATGTTTTTTCACCAATAATAAAACTCGATTTTAGCCATTAGTAggtcaatttttttagaaaatactccctccgtctccaATTGACCGTTTAGgacaaatacaaattttaaaaaattgcacTTATCAAggtgaaatgaaaaaatatataaaaattatcacaGTTATCCTTATTTATTATAGTAGTAATTTtgtgttttagtattttttggtttatttaatacatttaactatatgttttttttttaataattgggaaGAAGAGAGCATTTGTGAGAGGAACTCAACTCACAACCTAACAAATTGCTATATAGCGCTTATACAATCTAAAATATAGCTTATTCGCGTATtcaatcataattaataaaaatatatatgtcaaTTAGACAttcatataataaattattgcctataatttagaataaaataaaaataaaaatggtgtCTATTTTTGGAATGGAGAAATAGTACTAGctaatttgtctttttttttcttccggAAAATGCTAAGTTGCCTTTTATTGTTGAAAGAGGACAGATCATATCTTCTATCTAACACAGTGCacatgtttaaaataaataataaataaataaaaaggcaTGCGGTCTACCAttttcaagtgtaaaattggacATATTTGGAGCACCATTTATAACATATGATCAAATATTAATATCATTACAATTCAGTCACTCAAACACTATAACAGGAGTTGGGAAATTAAAACATGTTACTGACATATCATTACCTGCTGGTAGCCTGAGATTGGCATagtctatttaatttttcacaCCTTAAGACCATACTCAAGATTTTAGTATAGTTAAAACAGGAAATTACCGACAAAAAGAAAAACAGGAAATGTCTGGACAATATTTAGTCATTTTTATGGCACCTTTTCATATTGTGctcaaaagtaaaaatttattGGAATCCTCATTTGAGAAATCACTTAATGATCCTAATTAAGTAGAGACGGTAATAGGAAGAGAACTTCTCGATTTCTCTAGAAATCCGCTCGTTGCCTCTTAAACGCTCTTTCAGTGGTGAAATAGCGGACtagttcaaaaatattaatagaatAAAAATCCCTCATTGATTAGCCCTAATATAACAGAGAATATTTGGACAATTatgtcttttaaaaattatgccATGCAATGGTTTATGTTCAAGTTTAACTGTTTAACATAAGCATTCACAATGGACAATAATATCAACATGCAATAATATTCATGCTTCATAGAGTACTTTAATAAGgtgaacattttaaaagttatctTATATTGACTTGCTCTTGTATTTAAATCCCTCTATATCGATTATGATTTTACTAGTTGCAAAAAAATGTCTCTTAAAAATGAGTGGTATTTTCTTATCTTCGTGAAGAATACAAAAGGAGTGTTTATTCCATgaaaccgttgcgccacgtcatttttacatcaagccaatgaatATTTGCGATaaggaattttttaattattacttacttttttatcattcaatttttcaCTTGGTTAACGCGCAGTTGGTTTGTCGCACGAATGATATGGTGATCGGTTGTTTTGTATAATTATCCATATTAAAGTCTATTGAAAATATGAACTCATCCAGCTTGATGATAATGTTATCCAGTACTCTTTTTGGAGATGTGATTGACTTTATCCTTCAATTATGAAGGTTCCTTCTTTCAACATCTCAAGTTTCCTACAGATGAACAGAAATATTAGGTTAATAGGTGCACTAACAATATCACAAAGTATCTTACCAtatattttttggtttaatataCCTATTGATATCTGAACTTCTGTTTAAAAAGGAagtgaattatataaaaagagAACAAATTTGGATAAAAATGTTAAGAGTTTGGATTGTAATAATGTGCATACATacttatagatatatatataaacatgtaGACGTACATGTATTATAGTTaataatcatatacatattattattataaagttTAAAGGACCCAATTGAgatgatattattttatatagggTCAAAGTCATCTAAAATAAAATGCGGGAATTAATTTAAATGTGTAGAATTCCTGAGGTGtaaattattaactaataatGGGCAGATTAGTAATTTACACCATTAGTTATTTATGAAAGGGTATGGTCCCTAATTGATGTGTCTATTGAGTTTGTTTAAATAGGCTTCCCATTTGCCATttagatatatataaaaaaacacaacatattcaattagaagattattctCCCTACTCTTCTTCTCCTTCAAGTTATCAATCATGGATTTAGGTATGTTCCGCATTTAGTTTACTCAAACAATCTTCTAAATAAGAACTTAAGTACTTAATCAATTAAGTTTttccaacaaaaaaaaattggacaaaaaaaaaacgaagTGACTTGAGACAATTTTtgtgggaaaagggtcattgaTGCCCTTAACGTTTGACTcgaggatcaagtaagccctcaacgttcggaaaggttcaaatatgcccctaacgtcttgaaaaatgaacaatcaggcccTGATTTTGACTTATAAGTGAGACGTTGGGGACATGCTTGTCAAAATTGGGGGTCTGGTTGTTCAATTTTGAAGTTGTTAGGGGCACATTTGAACCTTTTCAgacgttgagggcttatttGATCATCGAGTCAAAcattaggggcataaatgaccattttcccttttttttggTTGATAACCTCAAACCAATCAATTGAATATTGATTAATACGTTATCAATCGAACACTACTTGAAAAAGAAAACAGTTCTTCTGTTCATAATGAAatgttaaattaataaaatttacttataattaattaatctctgcaattgttatttttatgattatttaaCCTCTTTTTGTCCAGCTGGTACAAGCGTTtagttacaaataaaaaaatgcaccCAAATATATTTGACCTCTAAACTTAAGCTGATATGTCATATAATTAAGGTATATTATGACCATTCTTTTATACATATAATTCCCAAACTTTCGGTTTAACCTATTTGACATtccaacttttaaatttttatataaatttttttattatgacaattggaaaagttaattttttactttatataATTACTGAACTTTAAATTTctacaataaattttttaaatttttttaaaaaataacttttgtactttttcaaaaaaatgagaaaaaatgaaaaataaattactatattaaaataaattaaaaaaaaatcaaaacttataaatttgaattttatttctatttttaatatatggAAAAATAAAGTCAActccaaaaataaaatcaactttaaaaataaacatactTGATATATAATTCTTATAACtacaaataaaatatcatatcaattttgtttttttaaaaaaattggattcaattttaattttttaattatgagttttattaaattactataattatGGCTGTATCTGTATGCTTGACTAACTGCACCTTCTCATCATAAAAGAGAGCTCTCTTTGAAGATTCAGAATGGGGAAGAAAGCAATCCAGATGTAGGTCAGAGGAGGGGGAGATACAATGTTCAGAGatcaaaaaatatactaaatctTTTTCGAATAACCCATTTACAGGTCCCTAAACTATATCTATTTTATTCATCCggtccttaaactattttttgttcttataggtccttaaactattttttaggGACCCATTTACAGGTCcctaaaaaatatactaaatctTTTTCGAATAACCCATTTATAGTTTAGGAATCTGGAAATAAATTATTCATCCGGTCCTTATAGTTTAAACAGATATAGTTTAGGAACCTGGAAATAAATTGTATAtgaaaatatatgaaaatatgaAGATTTTTGGACCCGTTACCTTTCAGGAAGTTTGTTTTGAATGAATATATTGCATTCTTTGGTCAAGGTCACCATCCCAAGTCATCAATCTTCTATTTGTTTAAGATAGCTTATTTCAAAGATTTGGTATGTTTAGACATTTAAGTAATTGTATCGGTGAAAGGGATGTTggtgtatattttaaaaacatgtaAAGGAATTTAAACGTTGAGGATAAAAAGTAGAGGTACATACGGTTTtggttcaattttatttttttcagtgATTGCCGTGCTATTTAAACAAggtctaatggtaaaaaaaaattaaatatttataatttattacaatttaaactaatttttataatttttataataaaaattaaattgtatcTTTTGTtgaaataatagttaaattggTGGCTAAACttgtaaaaaaaatgcaaatttgGTTGTTATTATACATATAATACATTTCCGCTTCTTATGATCGGTTAATTAtatgaaaatttgataattatacTCTAACATTTAATTTGTTCTAATTGAAAAAGTTTTTGTGAAATGCTCGCGGAtcaacttaatttatttataatttaatagagtttcttcttaaaaaaataaatactctTAAAAAGGAGCAGCAAATGTAGCACAgaaatactaaaatattttgtataatgAGACTAAActattcatttataattataattaaggcATACTAATTAACTTCTTAAATGTGATATCTTTAAAAGTGTTAAGTGTTTTAGAATGAAGAGAGTATTTTTCAAAGTAGTAAATGGTATCTGTAGTCGGCCAGATCAATAAAACatgggttaaatgcaaattcatacaccaactttgacctaatttgcaattacaacataaactttgaaacttgacaatatcagtaaccaactttacacttttggcaaatcgatacaccaaactcaaaaaacactaacgtggacattgtaataagccgccatttgtcgttttatgattggtcggtgtaccaatttaccaaaaaatgaaagttggttaccgacattgccaagtttaaaagtttatgttataattgcaaattaggtcaaagttggtgtatgaatttgcatttaacccataAAACATTCTGATTAGTACCAATGTTTTCACCATATGAAAATGGGGCCACAGAAAAAAAATAAGTGGTGCCAATCTCACAGGCTACCCCGTAATAACACGTTTTAATTTTCCCAGCTAACGTGTAGATATTTGGGCGTTGCATAAATGATAATTATGTCAATTTTCCAACTTGAAAAATGGCAGGCCGCATCccttttttgattgatttattactTTAAGCATGTGTACATAGTGTTTGTGATAGTAAAAGATTTTGGATAAATTCATTCTTTATCCACCAAATTATCCTTCGccttttttaacttttctttttaattctctgtaaataacaaaaatattttttcttttcaattagaACCCGCTGATTTCATCATTAGACTAGAAACACTTTTAATACAAATTTTCTATGACCATAATCTATTTGGATAGTTATATTCGTATTTAAATGTGTACAACGATGCctattaaaacattaaaaaattgcTTTGTTTTCAATAGTATCGgtaaaatttggaaataattaattatattattaaattgagTTATTCacattaaaaatcattttttatatatttatttcttaaatttttttttatagtgtaacaatagtgtatatatagtgtttttgtggtatttttatagtgtaaggTTAGTGTATAGATAGTGTATTTATGCcttttgtagtgtttttgtgGTATGTACCatgaaaacactaaaaatacatCATAAACACTGCAACTACAcaataaacactgtaaatgcaccataaatatactaaaaaggtagaaatacaccaaaaaaaacataaatatcccgaaaaacaccagaaatacattataaatacaccaaaaatacactaaaacgtaaatatattataaaattagcaCAAATgctccataaatcaatttgtgcattacaaaatcagtagcaataaacaaatttatgaataagagaaagacaaaataaataattatatgaataatagaataattttataaacaaaaaattatagatttacaataatttatttacaaaatgtttaaatcattacaaaaagcccaaaaaattaccaaatctaaaaacgagtcgagaaatccatagcgcgaatggaagagacgaacggactagcgtgAACGGacaagacgaacggaaaaacgaccggaaatgatgagaaatccatcggaagtagatgAACGGAAGGGCAAACAGAaaaacgaacggaaaagacaaacggaaaaataatcggaggagacaaactgaaaatcaaacgaaaaaggaaaaggaaagaagaagagaacTTTAGAGAGAAAATAGAGAAAAACGAGTggttatgtaaaaatttaacttaaaatgagacaagatttttttaaatagtgagtatttttggtaaataaattaCCAAATTAGGTAACGTTGTAAAATAGGAAAAGATGGGTTAAAATACtgtaaatattttgccaaaaacaggtatttgaaaaataatttcaaaaaataatataaaataagtcataaatttttagtatttaaattgaaaatataaaaaaaaatataataaaagttcaaataaaaaaactgaaaattgagAAGGGCCCTTAATTTCCACACATCCATTCAACATTGGATAGAAacaaagactttgatttttttaaattatagcaTGTGGTGTATAAGTGagaaattattttaacaatatTATCACACCACTTATTAAAATAAACAGTAAAATTCCCTTGAAAAATAAGATTGTCCAACAAACTCCATAAAGTGGTATAAATAGACAGAAACTGTCCCATACGAACATCACTCACTTCTTCTACTTATCATAAGAAACCATAACTGCACTTGGCCTCACAGTTCAAGACATATTCTTCACTTAACGGTAAGCATAATGCTTCACTAGCTTTATGTTTTTTGTTGTATTAATTAGTTtcagaataattaatgtttatttgagtttaaaattttggttattGAAGGATTAAGAGAGAATGAGAATATTGAAAGTAGCCACCTGCAACTTGACACAATGGGCTATGGAGTTTGATAACAACTTGAAGAACATCAAAGAGTCCATCAGACAGGCTAAGGAAGCTGGTGCAGCTATCCGACTCGGTCCTGAGCTCGAAGTCAGCGGTTATGGCTGTGAAGACCACTTCCTTGAGCTCGATACCGTCACCCATTCGTAAGTTTCTTCATTTTAAGTACTACTATTAGCTGTCTGTTTGTCTGTTCACGCTTCAAGTTCAATAAGGATTTACGTGTCGGAGAGTGTTTATAGAAAAAATAGATACCTTGGCAGAATGCTGCCCAGCGCTTATACATGCTAGAGTGTGTTAAGTTGAGTGAACTGGTAATCTAACAGTTTTCACATTATGCAGATGGGAATGCTTGAAAGAACTTCTGGTTGGAGACTGGACAGATGGAATATTATGCAGCATCGGGATGGCTGTGATCAACGGATCAGAGCGTTATAATTGTCAAGTTTTGTGCATGGACAGAAAAATCATAATGATTCGTCCCAAGTTGAGGCTGGCAAATGATGGAAACTATAGGGAGTTTAGATGGTTCAAGGCATGGAAACAAAAATACCAGCTTGTTGATTTTCAACTCCCGACTGATGTAGCAGAGGCCATTTCTCAAACATCTGCTCCTTTTGGCTATGGTTACGTTCAATTTTTAGATGCGTGAGTAGATTTTGTGCTCATTGCTTTTGGCTATGGCTAGTTTTAGAATTTTGCAGCCAGTTAATGTTTTGTTTCTATTTAGTGCTGTTGCTGCTGAAGTTTGTGAAGAGCTTTTCTCTCCGGTCCCTCCGCACACTGAGCTAGCGCTTAATGGAGTGGAAGTGTTCTTGAATGCGAGCGGAAGCCATCATCAGTTGAGAAAGCTGAATCTTCGTGTTCGCGCTTTGGAATCTGCTACCCAATCTCTTGGAGGAGTTTATGTGTATAGTAATCACCAAGGATGTGACGGTGGTCGCCTTTACTACGATGGATGTTCTTGTGTTGTTCTCAATGGAGATGTCATTTCTCTGGCATCACAATTTTCTCTCAAGGATGTTGAAGTAGTGACTGCTCAAGTCGATTTGGACAAGGTaaattttatacatttataaACTCTCCTTAGTACTGTTTAAAGTCAAGTAGCAAAAAcgcttcattcaatcaacgtttTCTGCTAAAACAACATTGTTTGGCTGTATCTGTATCTAAATATCTTAGTGCTACACTAAATAAAAGCAAAATCTGGTGCTAATGTTTCCTGCAGGTTACTAGTCTACGCGGATCTGTTATTAGCTTCCAGCAACAATCAAAGGGCGTACCAACAGTAAAGTCAGTACAAGTGCCTGTCAATCTGTGTCAATCTATAGACCGGAAAGTATCCCTTTCGAGCCCCATTAAGGTTCGCTCTTTATTCATCTTCACCTACAGAAGAAAAATGCCAACAATTCCTGCCGATTAAACTTAATTTTGCAGATCAATTATCACTGTCCTGAGGAAGAAATTGCATTGGGACCTGCTTGTTGGCTATGGGATTACTTGCGAAGAAGTGGAGCTTCAGGATTCTTACTTCCTCTTTCCGGTGGAGCAGATAGCTCCTCCGTCTCTGCCATTGTTGGCTCTATGTGTCAACTTGTTGTCAAAGGTTCATAtatactaaattattttttcaagaaACATATGACAAACTGTAAAGTTCATTCCTGATTCATTTTCTTTTGCCATTTGCA
This window contains:
- the LOC126686619 gene encoding glutamine-dependent NAD(+) synthetase-like, whose protein sequence is MRILKVATCNLTQWAMEFDNNLKNIKESIRQAKEAGAAIRLGPELEVSGYGCEDHFLELDTVTHSWECLKELLVGDWTDGILCSIGMAVINGSERYNCQVLCMDRKIIMIRPKLRLANDGNYREFRWFKAWKQKYQLVDFQLPTDVAEAISQTSAPFGYGYVQFLDAAVAAEVCEELFSPVPPHTELALNGVEVFLNASGSHHQLRKLNLRVRALESATQSLGGVYVYSNHQGCDGGRLYYDGCSCVVLNGDVISLASQFSLKDVEVVTAQVDLDKVTSLRGSVISFQQQSKGVPTVKSVQVPVNLCQSIDRKVSLSSPIKINYHCPEEEIALGPACWLWDYLRRSGASGFLLPLSGGADSSSVSAIVGSMCQLVVKEIASGNEQVKADAVRMGCYSDGQYPTDPKEFVGRIFYTLFLGTENSSQETRNLSKKLAAEVGSKHYNLTIDSMVSPLVTFFQALTGKLPRFAVDGGSEVENLALQNIQARIRMVIAFFLASLLPWVNNKPRYHLVLSTSNVDESLRGHLTKYDCSSADLNPLGSMNKTDIWAFMRWGAVNLGYPTLAQVADSPPSAELEPIRPDYRQTDELDMGMTYEELSVYGKLRKTFRCGPFSMFKNLCVEWSSKCSPSEVAEKVKLFFYYYSVNRHKMTTLTPSYYVESYSAEDNRYDLRQFLYNISWPFQFRKIDELVQKLEENKS
- the LOC126687477 gene encoding putative receptor protein kinase ZmPK1, translated to MEIKIWKIKEANSNTGFFPVSDNTYSFALWFNEPSCGNNCSVVWTAYRDDPVNEKNSHLFLLQSGIVSYTDQVTVWATNTISESSAELYLEENDNLVLKNLNGVALWKSFDFSTNTLLPLQPITKNWSLVSSRSESNYSSGFFKLYFDTDNVLRLLYDGTETSRRVRNISSISSMSGRGSRRRRSSGEDLRRERLRWKMRSRRRRSSGKEKDEKDVGLIDIQSVRLYNRDNEV